One window from the genome of Spirosoma rhododendri encodes:
- a CDS encoding c-type cytochrome — translation MTNRTCWRAGFLLGMVGLMAGFRPTTRFPLTPSAQTRSLDTIPTPVRFGFGRPATTAELTRLDIDVRPDGKGLPAGAGMAVRGKTIFATKCAVCHGVGGTGGPGGALVTTTTATTAVVGKRPDKTIGNYWPYVTTVFDYVRRAMPFNEPGSLTDEEVYHLTAYLLHANGIIDEKAVITAQTLPKVVMPAQKLFIPDDRRGGPEIR, via the coding sequence ATGACGAACAGAACATGCTGGCGTGCTGGTTTCCTGCTGGGTATGGTTGGGTTGATGGCTGGTTTTCGCCCGACGACAAGGTTTCCGTTGACCCCCTCCGCGCAAACCCGTTCACTGGACACCATCCCTACGCCCGTTCGCTTTGGCTTTGGTCGACCGGCTACAACGGCTGAGCTAACCCGGCTGGACATCGACGTGCGACCCGACGGGAAGGGGTTACCGGCGGGGGCTGGAATGGCCGTACGAGGTAAGACTATCTTCGCGACTAAATGTGCCGTCTGCCACGGTGTCGGGGGAACGGGCGGACCCGGTGGAGCCCTGGTGACGACAACTACGGCCACCACAGCTGTTGTGGGTAAACGGCCCGACAAAACCATCGGCAACTACTGGCCCTACGTGACAACGGTCTTTGACTATGTCCGCCGGGCCATGCCGTTCAACGAGCCCGGTTCGCTAACCGACGAGGAGGTTTACCACCTGACCGCCTACCTGCTCCACGCGAATGGCATCATCGACGAGAAAGCGGTCATTACCGCGCAGACCTTACCGAAGGTGGTGATGCCTGCCCAGAAATTATTTATCCCGGACGACCGACGCGGTGGCCCCGAAATCCGGTAA
- the soxC gene encoding sulfite dehydrogenase has product MKKVNRRTWLSGAATAAVAIAQTATGKAVQVGVPIEQFWADDPTKQPGGAPPGIPPGQVGTRSPFEKLVKSPSDISSRTPLQDLHGILTPSDLHFERHHNGVPAIDPAKHELLIHGMVDKPLVFTLADLKRFPSVSRIAFLECSGNFRTGKETLSPQDICGLTSQSEWTGVSLATLFREVGIKPGARWFLAEGGDAALMTRSIPVQKGWDDAIVAYAQNGEALRPEQGYPVRLFLPGWEGNTSVKWLRRLELGDAPWQTREETSKYTEAVGEGKIRQFSFDIDARSIITFPAYPAPVQRGWIEIRGLAWSGRGTVERVEVSTDAGKSWQVATLQQPVLDKAHTRFRLLWHWNGDETEIMSRAIDSTGYVQPTYRQLLDARGGNSGYHMNPITAWQIKRDGRVLHRPETR; this is encoded by the coding sequence ATGAAAAAAGTAAATCGTCGGACATGGCTAAGTGGGGCTGCTACGGCCGCTGTTGCCATTGCGCAGACGGCTACGGGCAAAGCGGTGCAGGTGGGTGTCCCGATAGAACAGTTCTGGGCCGATGACCCAACCAAGCAGCCGGGTGGCGCTCCACCAGGTATTCCGCCCGGTCAGGTTGGGACGCGGTCGCCGTTTGAGAAGCTGGTGAAAAGCCCATCGGATATTTCGTCGCGGACGCCGTTACAGGATTTGCATGGTATCCTGACACCGTCTGACCTTCACTTCGAGCGGCACCATAACGGCGTTCCGGCCATCGACCCGGCGAAGCACGAACTGTTGATTCACGGTATGGTCGACAAACCGCTTGTGTTTACCCTGGCTGATCTGAAACGCTTTCCGTCGGTGTCACGCATCGCCTTTCTGGAATGCTCCGGCAACTTCCGGACTGGCAAGGAAACCTTGAGTCCACAGGACATCTGCGGCCTGACGAGCCAAAGCGAGTGGACAGGCGTATCGCTGGCAACGCTGTTTCGGGAGGTGGGCATTAAACCCGGCGCGCGCTGGTTTCTGGCCGAAGGGGGCGATGCAGCTTTGATGACGCGGAGCATACCCGTGCAGAAAGGCTGGGACGATGCTATTGTCGCCTACGCTCAGAACGGCGAAGCCCTACGACCCGAACAGGGCTATCCGGTACGGCTGTTTCTGCCGGGCTGGGAGGGAAATACAAGCGTGAAATGGCTACGCCGACTCGAGCTCGGCGACGCGCCCTGGCAGACTCGTGAAGAAACATCGAAATACACGGAGGCCGTTGGCGAGGGCAAAATTCGCCAGTTCAGCTTCGATATCGACGCCCGCTCGATCATTACGTTTCCGGCTTATCCGGCTCCCGTGCAGCGGGGCTGGATCGAGATTCGGGGCTTGGCCTGGAGTGGGCGGGGTACCGTCGAGCGGGTTGAGGTCAGTACCGACGCGGGAAAAAGCTGGCAGGTGGCCACGCTGCAACAGCCGGTACTCGATAAAGCACATACCCGCTTCCGACTGCTCTGGCACTGGAACGGCGACGAGACCGAAATCATGAGCCGGGCTATCGACAGTACAGGTTATGTGCAGCCTACCTACCGGCAACTGCTCGATGCGCGGGGAGGTAACAGTGGCTACCACATGAACCCCATAACCGCCTGGCAAATCAAACGGGACGGCCGCGTGCTGCACCGACCCGAAACACGGTAA
- a CDS encoding phytoene desaturase family protein, with the protein MSQSTYDAVVVGAGPNGLAAAITLQRTGLSVLLVEGKETVGGGLRSAELTLPGFRHDIGSAIHPMAVGSPFFQSVPLADFGLRFVQPPVAAAHPLDGGRAAALRGTVGDTARSLGADGQTYRDLLEPLVDRWPGLAPDVLGPLGFPNHPLDFAAFGLNAIQPITLLAKRFKTPEAQALLAGMAAHATLPLTSLTTSAIALVLMTVGHRHNWPVPVGGSEAIAQALAGYFQSIGGTIITNWPVRSLDELPPARAVLLDVTPRQMLALAGNRFSTLYRRQLERFQYGMGVFKIDWALDGPIPFTASACRQAGTVHIGGTLDEIRLAEQQTAAGNHPDRPFVLLAQQSLFDDSRAPAGKHTAWAYCHVPNGSTVDRTDAIEQQIERFAPGFRDQILARHTLNTTQLETYNPNFIGGDINGGRLDITQLFTRPVISLSPYNTSAKGIYVCSSSTPPGGGVHGMCGFHAADRAMKDLFS; encoded by the coding sequence TTGAGTCAATCAACATACGATGCGGTCGTCGTCGGAGCGGGACCGAACGGGCTGGCTGCGGCCATTACCCTACAGCGGACGGGCCTGTCGGTACTGCTTGTCGAAGGAAAGGAAACGGTCGGGGGCGGGCTACGATCGGCGGAACTAACCCTGCCCGGTTTCCGGCACGACATCGGCTCGGCTATTCACCCGATGGCGGTCGGGTCGCCATTTTTTCAATCCGTACCACTGGCTGATTTCGGGCTGCGCTTTGTACAGCCACCGGTTGCCGCTGCACACCCGCTCGACGGTGGCCGGGCAGCTGCCTTGCGGGGTACGGTGGGCGATACGGCCCGGTCGCTGGGAGCCGATGGACAGACTTACCGCGATTTGCTGGAACCGTTGGTTGACCGCTGGCCGGGTCTGGCTCCCGACGTGCTGGGGCCGCTGGGTTTTCCGAATCATCCCCTCGACTTTGCCGCCTTCGGTCTGAACGCCATTCAGCCCATCACGTTGCTGGCGAAGCGATTTAAAACCCCCGAAGCCCAGGCACTGCTGGCCGGGATGGCGGCTCACGCGACGTTACCCCTAACCAGCCTGACCACCTCGGCAATTGCGCTGGTGCTCATGACCGTGGGCCACCGGCACAACTGGCCAGTACCGGTAGGGGGCTCCGAAGCCATCGCGCAGGCATTAGCCGGGTATTTCCAGTCCATCGGCGGTACGATCATTACCAACTGGCCGGTCAGGTCACTGGATGAATTACCCCCCGCCCGCGCCGTACTGCTCGACGTAACACCCCGGCAGATGCTGGCGCTGGCGGGGAATCGATTTTCAACACTGTATCGGCGGCAACTCGAACGGTTTCAGTACGGGATGGGCGTCTTTAAGATCGACTGGGCGCTCGACGGACCAATTCCCTTTACGGCATCGGCCTGTCGGCAGGCGGGTACGGTGCATATTGGGGGTACGCTGGACGAAATCCGGCTGGCCGAGCAGCAGACCGCAGCGGGTAACCACCCCGACCGGCCGTTCGTCCTGCTGGCGCAACAAAGCCTGTTCGACGACAGCCGCGCGCCCGCCGGGAAGCACACCGCCTGGGCCTATTGCCACGTCCCGAACGGCTCGACCGTTGACCGAACCGACGCCATCGAACAGCAGATCGAACGGTTTGCGCCCGGCTTCCGCGATCAGATTCTGGCGCGCCATACGCTGAACACGACCCAGCTGGAGACGTACAATCCGAACTTTATCGGGGGCGATATCAACGGCGGCCGACTCGATATTACGCAGCTCTTCACGCGCCCCGTCATCTCCCTGTCGCCCTACAACACTTCCGCGAAAGGTATCTATGTCTGCTCATCGTCGACCCCGCCCGGTGGTGGTGTTCATGGTATGTGCGGCTTCCACGCAGCTGATCGGGCGATGAAAGACTTGTTCAGCTAG
- a CDS encoding PAS domain-containing sensor histidine kinase, translating to MSTLIRQFDWAKTPIGELDQWPVSLRTVVRMTLTSRFPMLIFWGPALITFYNDAFRPSLGNEGKHPSSLGQPGHISWSETWPVIGPMIDTIMAGGESVWFEDQKLPIYREGHMDYAYWTYCFSALTDDEGDINGVLVTCTETTKTVESIEQLQESQRFADSLFYHSPIANVVFMGPDMTVHMANEAMLSIWGRDRSVVGLPFLDALPELGSTHKMQRLRTVWQTGEPFYQTEERFDLIRYGQPYTGYYNYVYEALRSATGEINGVSCSVYEVTEQVLTRKAIAASEARLRSLVESAPFPIALYVGERMHIELANRSIMDVWGKGYDVIGKSYQDILPELASQPIFAQVEGVRQTGVAFHARHQQVDIVIDGRLQPFYFNYSFTPVLDENGQVYGVMNTAAEVTDLVLAQQALAESEARYRELAQDLEHQIENRTYELASANEELAASNEEYAAINEELEGANRLLSRSNDNLQQFAYVASHDLQEPLRKIQQFGNLLQLRQTKQALDSESVAYIERMQSAASRMSTLIRDILTYSRIDTHQEANHPVPLTEVMAEVRTNLELSINETGAVLLVDELPTVSGDFAQLSQLFQNLLSNALKFRKADTTPVLQVQTALVPADQLPVGVHPARSTRAYYRIDVKDNGIGFDPKYVDRIFQVFQRLHGKGEYEGTGIGLAICQRVAANHGGTITAHSQPGEGLRSAFTCQRRPEPARCRASESGLDWAGPHRPF from the coding sequence ATGAGTACATTAATTCGTCAGTTCGACTGGGCCAAAACGCCCATTGGTGAACTGGATCAGTGGCCCGTCAGCCTGCGCACGGTGGTACGCATGACGCTTACGTCCCGCTTTCCCATGCTTATCTTCTGGGGCCCCGCGTTGATTACTTTTTACAACGATGCCTTTCGCCCCAGTCTGGGCAACGAAGGCAAACACCCGTCTTCGCTGGGTCAGCCCGGTCACATCAGCTGGTCCGAAACCTGGCCTGTTATCGGGCCGATGATCGACACAATCATGGCCGGGGGCGAGTCCGTCTGGTTTGAAGATCAGAAACTGCCGATCTACCGCGAAGGCCATATGGACTACGCCTACTGGACGTACTGTTTCAGCGCCCTCACTGACGACGAGGGCGACATCAATGGCGTACTGGTAACCTGCACCGAAACGACAAAGACCGTCGAGAGTATCGAGCAACTTCAGGAGAGTCAGCGCTTTGCGGATAGTCTGTTTTACCATTCGCCGATTGCCAATGTGGTCTTTATGGGGCCGGACATGACGGTTCACATGGCCAATGAGGCAATGCTGTCGATATGGGGCCGCGACAGATCGGTTGTAGGGCTGCCGTTTCTGGACGCGCTGCCGGAACTGGGTTCGACCCACAAGATGCAGCGCCTACGCACCGTGTGGCAGACGGGCGAACCGTTTTATCAGACCGAAGAGCGATTCGATCTGATCCGCTACGGACAGCCTTATACTGGCTACTACAACTACGTTTACGAGGCTTTACGCAGCGCTACCGGCGAAATAAACGGTGTCAGTTGCTCGGTTTATGAAGTCACCGAGCAGGTGCTGACCCGCAAAGCAATTGCTGCCAGCGAAGCGCGGTTGCGGAGTCTGGTGGAGAGCGCGCCCTTTCCCATTGCCCTCTACGTGGGCGAACGGATGCATATCGAGCTGGCCAACCGGTCTATTATGGACGTGTGGGGGAAAGGGTACGACGTAATTGGCAAGAGTTATCAGGATATTCTGCCCGAACTGGCCAGTCAGCCGATCTTCGCGCAGGTAGAAGGCGTTCGTCAGACGGGCGTAGCTTTCCACGCCCGCCATCAGCAGGTAGATATTGTTATCGACGGGCGGTTACAGCCCTTTTACTTCAATTACAGCTTTACCCCCGTGCTGGACGAGAACGGGCAGGTGTACGGGGTTATGAACACGGCCGCCGAGGTAACCGACCTGGTGCTGGCCCAGCAGGCGCTGGCCGAGAGCGAAGCGCGCTACCGAGAGCTGGCGCAGGATCTGGAACACCAGATTGAGAACCGGACGTACGAACTGGCGTCGGCGAATGAAGAGCTGGCCGCCAGCAACGAAGAGTACGCGGCCATCAATGAAGAACTGGAAGGAGCCAACCGGTTGCTGAGCCGCTCGAACGATAATCTGCAACAGTTTGCCTACGTAGCCAGCCACGATTTGCAGGAGCCGCTGCGCAAGATTCAGCAGTTTGGTAACCTGCTCCAGCTGCGCCAGACCAAACAAGCGCTCGATTCCGAATCGGTCGCCTATATCGAGCGGATGCAGTCGGCTGCCAGCCGGATGTCGACGCTGATTCGGGATATTCTGACCTATTCGCGGATCGATACCCACCAGGAAGCAAACCACCCGGTTCCGCTCACCGAAGTCATGGCGGAAGTGCGGACGAATCTGGAACTGTCGATTAACGAGACAGGAGCGGTGCTGCTGGTGGATGAGTTGCCGACGGTTTCCGGCGATTTCGCTCAGCTGAGCCAGCTATTTCAGAATCTACTGAGCAATGCGTTAAAATTCCGAAAGGCAGATACAACGCCCGTTCTTCAGGTTCAGACGGCGCTGGTGCCAGCCGATCAGTTGCCCGTCGGGGTGCATCCGGCCCGTTCGACCCGGGCGTACTACCGAATCGACGTGAAAGACAACGGGATCGGTTTCGACCCCAAATACGTCGACCGGATTTTTCAGGTTTTTCAGCGGCTGCACGGCAAGGGTGAGTACGAAGGCACGGGCATCGGACTGGCGATCTGCCAGCGGGTAGCCGCCAATCACGGCGGTACGATTACGGCCCACAGCCAGCCGGGGGAGGGGCTACGTTCAGCGTTTACCTGCCAGCGCAGGCCTGAGCCCGCGCGCTGCCGGGCATCCGAAAGCGGTTTGGACTGGGCGGGTCCGCACCGACCTTTCTAA
- a CDS encoding efflux RND transporter periplasmic adaptor subunit, protein MKKSLVLMSLSMVLCLASCAKKEEEKQEAVEYQVTSPLQKDTTITKEYVGQVRAIRHIEMRAQQRGYIQNIYVDEGQSVNQGQMMFQIMPKLYEAELQKAEAEANYADIEYQNTKKLADSKIVAPTELAMANAKFNKAKADVSMAQAHLGFTKIRAPFSGIMDRFQVRLGSLVDEGDLLTTLSDNSEMWVYFNVPEAEYLDLKDKTSEANLSSVGLKMANNKLFPYPGKVQTIEADFNNATGNIEFRATFPNPKGLLRHGETGNIEMKVPIKNAVIIPQKATFEVLEKKYVYVIDKDNKVRSREIKVAAEMPHIFVISSGLNKDDKILLEGLRQVKENEKIAYKFEKPQSVISNLGLYAE, encoded by the coding sequence ATGAAAAAAAGCCTTGTGCTGATGAGCCTGAGCATGGTACTATGCCTGGCCAGTTGCGCTAAGAAAGAAGAAGAAAAGCAGGAAGCGGTCGAGTATCAGGTAACCAGTCCACTTCAGAAAGACACGACAATTACCAAAGAGTACGTCGGTCAGGTCAGGGCTATCCGCCACATCGAGATGCGGGCGCAGCAGCGGGGCTACATTCAGAACATCTACGTCGACGAAGGGCAGTCCGTCAATCAGGGGCAGATGATGTTCCAGATCATGCCCAAACTCTACGAAGCTGAATTGCAGAAGGCGGAAGCCGAAGCCAACTACGCTGACATCGAGTACCAGAACACCAAAAAACTGGCCGACAGCAAGATCGTGGCCCCGACCGAACTGGCGATGGCCAACGCCAAATTCAACAAAGCTAAAGCCGATGTGTCGATGGCGCAGGCGCACCTGGGCTTTACCAAAATCCGGGCTCCGTTCAGCGGTATCATGGACCGGTTTCAGGTGCGGCTCGGCAGCCTCGTCGACGAAGGCGATCTGCTCACCACCCTGTCCGACAATAGCGAGATGTGGGTGTATTTCAACGTGCCGGAAGCCGAATACCTCGATCTGAAAGACAAAACCAGCGAGGCAAATCTGAGCAGCGTTGGCCTCAAAATGGCTAACAACAAGCTCTTCCCATATCCGGGCAAGGTGCAGACTATCGAAGCCGACTTCAACAACGCGACCGGTAACATTGAATTCCGGGCTACGTTCCCCAACCCCAAAGGGCTGCTGCGGCACGGCGAAACGGGTAACATCGAGATGAAGGTGCCCATCAAAAACGCCGTGATTATCCCGCAGAAAGCCACGTTCGAGGTGCTGGAGAAGAAGTACGTTTACGTGATCGACAAAGACAATAAAGTGCGGTCGAGAGAGATTAAAGTAGCCGCCGAAATGCCGCACATCTTCGTCATCAGCTCCGGGCTGAACAAAGACGACAAGATTCTGCTGGAAGGACTGCGTCAGGTGAAAGAGAATGAAAAAATCGCTTACAAATTCGAGAAGCCACAAAGTGTGATCTCGAATCTGGGTCTGTACGCCGAATAA
- a CDS encoding efflux RND transporter permease subunit produces MFTKFIKRPVFAIVISVMIVFVGVLAIKKLPISQFPDIAPTTVNIFIDYPGSSADVLVKSTLITLEQALNGVQDMRYIATDATSAGEATLRIIFEPGTDPNDAVVRVKTRVDQVMPLLPELVQREGVIITPIQPSMLMYVNLFSTAKNIDEKFLFNYATVKMIPEIQRTKGIARAQILGSRRYAMRVWLNPDRMRAYNISVEEVMKAMGEQSIIGRPGRLGQSSGIAAQSLEYVLTYKGRYSDPKEYEGIIIRANSAGESIHLRDIARVELGSEFVNIYSNLDGHPSAAIVLRQNYGSNASDVIDEVKEKLEVMKESFPPGVDYKISYDVSNFLDASIEQVIDTLRDAFILVALVVFLFLGDWRSTLIPILAVPVSLIGAFFVIQAFGLSINLITLFALVLAIGIVVDDAIVVVEAVHAKMEEKPYLTPFGAVKQVLGEISGAIIAITLVMVSVFLPISFMTGPVGTFYRQFSITMASSIVISALIALTLTPVLCAMLLKNHHGHPPKKNLLTRAIDGFNRRFDKLTGWYVGILKLIVSRRVLTFLILGGFCVGIFLENQVLPAGFIPNEDQSTIYAIIQTPPGSTLEQTNQVSRRLQKICEEVPGIESVSSLAGYEIMTEGRGSNAGTCLINLKTWSQRDKNVKEIMEELEGKTRNLGATIEFFEPPAIPGFGTSGGFSMRLLDKNTDTDYSEFDKINKEFMANLAKRPELTGLFTFFAANYPQYELEIDNQLAMQKGVSIGKAMDNLNILIGSTYEQGFIKYNQFFKVYVQSDPSFRRLPSDLLNLFVKNDEGEMVPYSAFMKLKKGQGPNEITRFNLYNSSAIQGLPAKGYTTADAIAAIREVAAKTLPKGYDVAFEGLSYDESIRGNESLVVFLIVIAFVYMVLAAQYESFIIPLAVLFSLPVGIFGSFFTLQLLGLENNIYAQIGLIMLIGLLGKNAVLIVEFAVQKRAEGATILNAAIEGAKVRFRPILMTSFAFVAGLIPLIIATGAGAIGNRTIGASALGGMLFGTIFGVVIIPGLYYIFAHLADGRKLIRGEEEMPLTEEIEHHV; encoded by the coding sequence ATGTTCACAAAATTCATCAAACGACCCGTATTCGCGATCGTGATCTCGGTCATGATCGTCTTTGTCGGGGTGCTGGCGATCAAGAAACTGCCGATTTCGCAGTTTCCCGACATTGCCCCCACCACGGTCAACATCTTCATTGACTATCCCGGATCGAGCGCCGACGTACTGGTTAAATCGACGCTGATTACGCTGGAGCAGGCCCTCAACGGGGTGCAGGATATGCGCTACATCGCTACCGACGCCACCAGTGCCGGTGAAGCCACCCTCCGGATCATCTTCGAACCCGGCACCGACCCCAACGACGCCGTCGTTCGGGTAAAAACGCGTGTCGACCAGGTGATGCCGCTGCTGCCCGAACTGGTACAGCGCGAAGGGGTTATCATCACCCCGATTCAGCCGAGTATGCTGATGTACGTCAACCTCTTCTCGACGGCCAAGAACATCGACGAAAAGTTCCTGTTCAACTACGCCACGGTGAAGATGATCCCCGAAATCCAGCGGACGAAGGGTATTGCGCGGGCGCAGATTCTGGGTAGCCGCCGGTACGCTATGCGCGTATGGCTGAACCCCGACCGGATGCGGGCCTACAACATTTCCGTGGAGGAAGTGATGAAGGCAATGGGCGAACAAAGCATCATTGGGCGGCCGGGCCGACTCGGGCAAAGCTCCGGTATCGCGGCTCAGTCGCTGGAATACGTACTGACCTACAAGGGCCGGTATAGCGACCCGAAAGAGTACGAAGGCATTATTATCCGGGCCAACTCGGCGGGGGAAAGCATTCACCTGCGCGACATTGCCCGCGTCGAACTGGGTAGCGAATTCGTCAACATCTACTCCAACCTCGACGGCCACCCGTCGGCGGCTATCGTCCTGCGGCAGAACTACGGCAGTAACGCCAGCGACGTAATCGACGAAGTAAAAGAGAAGCTGGAAGTGATGAAAGAGTCGTTCCCGCCGGGTGTCGACTACAAAATCAGCTACGACGTATCGAACTTCCTAGACGCGTCGATCGAGCAGGTTATCGATACGCTGCGCGACGCCTTTATCCTGGTGGCCCTCGTCGTGTTCCTGTTCCTGGGCGACTGGCGGTCGACGCTCATCCCGATTCTGGCGGTGCCGGTGTCGCTGATTGGTGCCTTCTTCGTGATTCAGGCGTTCGGTTTGTCCATCAACCTGATTACGCTCTTCGCCCTTGTACTGGCTATCGGTATCGTGGTCGATGATGCCATTGTGGTGGTCGAGGCCGTGCACGCCAAGATGGAGGAAAAGCCGTATCTGACGCCCTTTGGGGCCGTTAAGCAGGTGCTGGGCGAAATCAGCGGAGCCATTATCGCCATCACGCTCGTCATGGTGTCGGTATTCCTGCCGATCTCGTTCATGACCGGCCCGGTCGGTACGTTCTACCGGCAGTTCTCGATCACAATGGCCAGTTCGATCGTTATCTCGGCCCTGATCGCCCTGACGCTGACGCCCGTACTGTGCGCCATGCTGCTGAAAAATCACCACGGCCATCCGCCGAAGAAAAACCTGCTGACCCGCGCCATCGATGGCTTCAACCGGCGATTCGACAAGCTGACCGGCTGGTATGTGGGTATTCTGAAGCTGATCGTGAGCCGGCGCGTGCTGACGTTCCTGATTCTGGGCGGCTTCTGCGTGGGTATTTTCCTCGAAAACCAGGTGCTGCCAGCGGGTTTCATCCCGAACGAAGACCAGAGTACGATCTACGCCATCATCCAGACCCCGCCGGGCTCGACGCTGGAGCAGACCAACCAGGTATCACGGCGGTTGCAGAAGATTTGCGAAGAAGTGCCGGGTATCGAGTCCGTATCGTCGCTGGCGGGTTACGAGATCATGACCGAGGGTCGGGGTTCCAACGCCGGTACCTGTCTGATCAACCTCAAAACGTGGTCGCAGCGGGATAAGAACGTGAAAGAGATCATGGAAGAGCTGGAAGGCAAAACCCGTAATCTGGGCGCGACCATCGAGTTCTTCGAGCCACCGGCCATTCCCGGCTTTGGTACATCCGGCGGTTTCTCGATGCGTCTGCTCGACAAAAACACGGATACCGACTACAGCGAGTTCGACAAGATCAACAAGGAGTTCATGGCTAACCTGGCCAAGCGCCCCGAGCTGACGGGTCTGTTCACCTTCTTCGCGGCCAACTATCCGCAGTACGAACTGGAAATCGACAACCAGCTGGCGATGCAGAAAGGCGTGTCGATCGGTAAGGCGATGGACAACCTGAACATCCTGATCGGTAGTACCTACGAGCAAGGGTTTATCAAGTACAACCAGTTCTTCAAGGTATATGTGCAGTCGGACCCCAGTTTCCGCCGGTTACCGTCTGACCTGCTGAACCTGTTCGTGAAAAACGACGAGGGTGAAATGGTGCCGTACTCGGCCTTTATGAAGCTGAAGAAAGGGCAGGGACCAAACGAGATTACCCGGTTCAACCTGTACAACTCGTCGGCTATTCAGGGTTTGCCCGCCAAAGGCTACACCACCGCCGATGCCATTGCGGCCATCCGGGAGGTAGCGGCCAAGACGCTGCCGAAAGGCTACGACGTGGCTTTTGAAGGCTTGTCGTACGACGAATCCATCCGGGGCAACGAGTCGCTGGTTGTGTTCCTGATCGTGATTGCCTTCGTATACATGGTACTGGCGGCTCAGTACGAAAGCTTCATCATTCCGCTGGCGGTACTGTTCTCGCTGCCGGTCGGGATCTTCGGTTCGTTCTTCACGCTGCAACTGCTGGGGCTGGAAAACAACATCTACGCCCAGATCGGTCTGATCATGCTTATCGGTCTGCTCGGTAAAAACGCCGTACTGATCGTGGAATTCGCCGTGCAGAAACGAGCGGAGGGGGCCACGATTCTCAACGCAGCTATCGAAGGGGCAAAGGTTCGTTTTCGCCCGATTCTGATGACCTCGTTTGCCTTCGTCGCCGGTCTGATTCCGCTGATTATCGCGACGGGTGCCGGGGCCATCGGTAACCGGACCATCGGGGCGTCGGCGCTGGGGGGTATGTTGTTCGGTACCATTTTTGGGGTCGTCATCATCCCCGGTCTGTACTACATATTCGCCCACCTGGCCGACGGCCGGAAGCTGATCCGGGGTGAAGAAGAAATGCCATTAACTGAAGAAATCGAGCACCATGTTTAA